Below is a window of Nocardia asteroides DNA.
GGCTCGCCGTCCTCGTCACCAGACACACGACGGTCAGCATGCGTTGGAGTGAATCGTAAACCGTGCTGCCGCAGCATTCCGCGCGGGTCCTACTCTGTGTCGTATTCAGCGCGCCGTAGACGAGCCGCGGCGCGCCGGACCGGCACCGCTGTCGATCTTCCTCCGCAGGTCGGGCGGGTGCAACGGTTGTCGGCGATGACTTTTCGCCCGGCGAGGCGTCATGATCGATGACGGTGGGCACGCCCGCCACCGTCTCTGTCGAGCTATTCCCCCGCAGCCGAGGAGTCGTCATGTCCGTCGTCGTCAAGCCCGGTGATCCCACCTGGGTCGATCTGTACACCGCCGATCTCGATCGCGCCATCGCCTTCTACGGCGAGCTGTTCGGCTGGACCGCCGAACGCGGTGGCGAGGAATTCGGTGGCTACACCACCTTGTGCAAGGACGGCAAGGCCGTCGCCGGCGCGATGAACCGCGTCCCCGACGACGGCGATCCGTTCCCCGACCGCTGGACCGTCTACCTGGCGTCCGAGGACGCCGCCGCCACCACCGCGAAGGCGAGCGCCGCCGGCGCGAACGTGTTCGTCGCGCCGATGGCGGTCGGCGATCTGGGCACGATGGCGGTGCTGGCCGATGTCGGCGGCGTCGGGGTCGGCGTGTGGCAGGCCGGGGAGTTCCCCGGGTTCGAAGCGATCGGCTACGTGGCCGACGGCACCTGGCGCGACCACGACGGCGTGCCGTCCTGGTTCGAGCTGATGACCCGCGCCTACGAACCGTCGCTGACCTTCTACCGCGAGGTCTTCGGCTGGACCGACACCTTCGCCGTCGCCGACACACCCGAATTCCGCTACACCACCATCCACGCCACCTCCCCCATGCTCGGCGGCGTCATGGACGCCACCGGCCACCTCCCCGAAGGCATCCCCGGCGCGTGGACGGCCTACTTCGGCGCCGACGACGTCGACAAGACCGCCGCCCAGGCCGTCGCCCTCGGCGGCGCCGTCGTCTTCGACCCGATGGACACCCCCTACGGCCGCCTGGCCGGCCTCACCGACCCCACCGGCGCCCACTTCAGCATCGGCGGCAACGCGCGCTGAGCGGTGTGGCGGCGTGTTTTCCCGCCGCCACACTTGGCGCTAGTCTCGACCGACGCCCGGTGGGGGCGGTGTCGATTCAGTGCTTTGCGGGGGGGAACATGTCCGACAATCAGTCGACCGAGCGCGCGCGTCCACAGAAGCCTTGGCCGATCGTCGCCGGAGTGATCGGCGCCGTGCTCCTCGCCGGTGGCGTCGCGCTGGCGCTGTACAGCCAGTTCGTCGCCGCGCCGATTCCGGTGCCGCTCGACAGCTACCCGGAAACCGGCGATTTCCCCTTCCGCCTCGTCCGGGGAACGCTGGTGTTGGCCGGCGCGGTGGCGCTGGTCGGCGTGGTGGTGCTGCGCTGGGGGCGCCGCGGCGACGAGCGGGCCGCGAGCGTCACCGCGGGCGCGGTGCTCGCGCTGCTGGCGGTGCTGTTCGGCGGCATCGTGTTCGCGGTGACCGCGCACATCCCCTCGACCTATCAGCGGCTGACGTCGGTCTTCGTCGTGACGACGCGGGTGCCGTCCGCGATCGCCGCCCTCGGCCTCGTCACCCTCGGCGCGGTGCTCGTCTTCGGGTTCGTGGCGAAGCCGGCAGGTTCGGCTCCCCGCCGCGGTGCGATCGTTCTGGCCGTCCTCGTCGGAGTCGTCTCGGTGCTGGGCGGCACGGGTGTCGCGGTCCTGCTCGGCGACGACAGCGGCGCTGTCGATCACGTGACGGCCGTGCGCGGCCCGATTTCCGACGTACCCACGACTCTCGGTCGGGAGAAGTTCCGTATCCAGCTGCCGGTCGAACCCGACCAGGGCACACGAGTGCTCCGCACCGACACGGGATTCCTCGTCTCGACCAGGGTCGGCATCACCGCGTACGACGGCGCGACAGGCGCCGAACGCTGGCACTACCGGCGCCTCGGGGTCAGCTCCGACACGGTGGGGAACCTGGCGGCCAAGACGATCTCGCTGCGGGGCGACGGTGTGGTGCTGACCTTCTGGGAGAAGCGCGGATGGCTGGCCTTCGACGCCGACACCGGCGAATCGCTCTGGGCCGATGCGGATTTCGGCAACTACAGGGGGTTCGTTGTCAGCGGACACCTGCTGGCCTCCGTCACCGAGGACGGACGGGTGACGCGCTATGACCCGCGATCCGGACACGCCCTGTGGACCACCCCAGCCGGACCGGCCGAATGCACCACGAGCAAGCACAGCGTCGTCGCCACCATGACCGCGATCTACCGCGCCGCGAACTGCGGTACGGCGGTGAATGTCACCGAACTCGATCCTCGCTCCGGAGACATTCGCGACCAGCGCGGTTTTCTCGCACCCGGGCTGCATCTCAAAACTCCGGTCGAGATCGCCGTGTTCGACAGCGGCTTCGCGTGGGTGCGATGCCGGTTCAGTGTCGCCGAAACCGTCGTCTACCTGCCGCCCGACCAGCCGTTGAGCTCGGCCGTCGCCGATTCGAGCCGTACGAACGCCGAGGTGCGCGCAGCGGACGACGCCGCACTGGTCAGCTCCGATGATCAGGGCAGCGCGCCGGCCATATGGCCGGGGTGGGCCGATCGGTGGGAGGTGCTGACGATGGCCGAGGGCATCGACGCGACCGATTACGACATGAGGGCGGCGGACGGATACTCGCAGCACGCCGATGCGGCCGCACTGCTCGCCGACCAGGTCGTCATCCTCACCGGCGACTACGGGTACACCGTGCGCGTCCAGGATCAGGGTCACACGCTCCGCACCTGGGACCGGATGACCAGCCACACCGGACCGTCCACCCCGGTCACGTTCGGACCCGGCGCAACGACCGTGCGCCTCACCGCCACCGCGGGTTCCCTGCTCGTGATCACGACCGACGGCGACGACCGCGATATCGAGATCATCGGCTTCGGCTGACCCAGCGAGCACCGGTGCCACGCGATCAGCACGGTGGCGGTGCGACTTTCGTGTCGCCGTCGCTCGGTTAGGGTCGATCCCGACGCCCAGTGGGTAGCGGCGTCGAGCGAATTCTCTTCGGGGGGAACATGTCCGACGTCCAGTCCTCTGAGCGCGCGCCTTCGCACCGGCCGTGGCCGATCCTCGTGGGCCTGGCGGGTGCCGCGCTCCTCGCCGGGGGTGTGGCACTGGCGCTGTACAGCCAGTTCGTCGCCGCACCGATCCCGGTGCCGTTCGACAGCTCTGCGGAAGACCGCGACTTTCCGGCCCGATTGGCCTACGGCGCACTGGTTTTCGCCGCTGCGTTCACCATGATCGGCGTGGTGTTCCTGGTTCGTGGACGCCGCAACGGCGCGCACAGCACGACGGACGGCGCGCTCATCTTGGCCGGTGTGCTGATCGTCGGGATCGGTTTCGCGGTGACCTCGCACATTCCCTCGACGTATCAGCACCTGACCACGGAATTCGTTGCCACGCCGCGGGTACCGGCCGCGGTAGCCGCGCTGGGGCTCGTCCTTCTCGGGTCGGCGCTGATGCTGGTGGCCGGAGTGCTGTGGCGCCTGACAACGCGCATCAGCGGGTGCGTGGGTCGTCCCACCGGCGGCCACGGCGTCGAGATCGCCGACGCCGGCTCTGAGCCCGCGCGACCGCGTCGCCGTGTCGAGGTGGGCGCGGATCAGCCGACTGCCCTCCCCCGGTGGCCGGCGATGGCGGTGGCGCTGCTCGTCGGCACTGTGCCGGTGCTGGGCGCCGCCGGGATCGCGGTCGCGCTGGGCGACGACACCGGCGCGGTCGATCACGTGACGGCCGAGCGGAGCTCGGTGAGCACCGTGCCCACCGCCCTGGGTCCGGAGAAGTTCCGGCTGCAGCTCCCACGCGTGGCCGACCAGGATGTCCGTGTCCTCCCCGCCGGAACCGGATTCCTGGTCTCGACCAGCGCCGGAATCACGCTCCACGACGGGGCGACGGGTGCCGAACGCTGGCACTACCGGCGCATCGGCTACGCCGTGGACAACGTGCCGGCGAAGACCCTTTCCCTGCGCGGCGAGGATGTCGTGCTGACCTATTGGAGCAAGCGCGGCTGGATGGCGTTCGACGCGTTCACCGGCGAACTCCTGTGGACCGAATCGGATTTCACCCGCGACCGGAACTTCACCGTCCACGGGAACTTGCTCGCCACAGCATCAAGCCTCGCAGAGGTGACCCGATACAACGCCAGGACCGGCGGCATCATGTGGATCACCCCACGCGAAGCGGCGGGGTGCGCCTCCTCGAACACGCAGGTCGTTGCCATCTCGACCGCGATCTACCGAACGGCGGTGTGCGGCGAGGCGGACGCGCAGACCGTTGTCGTCACCGCCTACGACCCGCAGTCCGGTGAGTTGCGCGATCAGCGGGAATTCCCCACGCCGCGGCTGCGATCGGCGATTCCTGTCGATGTCCATGTTCTCGACAGCGGCTTCGTCTGGATCAAAGCCTGGCATGACCGCGACGTCACCGAACTCTTCCTGCCGCCGAACCGCCCGCTGACCTCGGCCGTGGCGGATTCGAGCCGCACGAACAGTGCCGTACCGGCGGCGGACGACGACGCCCTGGTCAGCTCCGATGGCCCGGACGGCCGGGCGATCCCCGGCCGCTGGGAGATCCTGCCCGCGGCCGACGGCGCCGTGCCGACCCAGCTCGACATGACCACACCCGATGGATCGGGGCGGTCCGTCCAGGCGGCCGCGATGCTCCCCGGCGAGATAGTCGGCGTCACCCACTCCGACGGCTACGGGCTGCGCACCTGGGACCGGACCGGCCGCGCGGCACAGTTCCGACCGATCACCGTGGCACCGGAGGCCAGGTATCTGCGCTTCACCACCGTTCCGGGCGCCCTCCTGCTGATCGCGATGGATCACGACGGCGAGGACATCGAGATCATCGGCTTCGGCTGACGCCCGTCCGGGTTCACCACCTTGGGGTGGGAATCGCGCCCCCTGGGAGTCCCCACCCCAACGCTGGGGTTCCTGTCGGAAGAGCCGCGCGGAGACGAGATTGGAGAGGTACCGAAAAGCACCGCCGACTCGCCTTCGAGGAGACATCCGATGAGCACTCTGGTCACCGCCGCCGACAATGTCATCCAGCTGCCGCGCAGGCAGTCCGGCGCTCCGGTCGCCGACGGACATCTCGCCGACGCCGACCTGGACCGCTGGGCCAACCGGCTGGCCCGGCTGCTGCTCACCCGGGGCGCCGCCATCGGTGACCGGATCGCGCTGGCGATCGACGCCGATGTCGAGGCGATCGTCGCCGCGGCCGCGGTGCGCAAGATCGGCGCGACCCCCGTGTCCGTGTCCGAGGGCGCGTCGACCGCCCAGGACGCCCGTTACGGCATCACCACCTCCGACCGCAGGCCCGAACTGACCGACGCGATCGACTGGCTGGTTCTCGACGACCGCTGGACGCTACAGCGGTATCTGGTCAGCTCGGACGCGCCGCTGTCCATCGCGGATCTGCGCGCGGCTTCCTGAACCTGTTCCCGTCGGGTCCCCCACAGGTTCAGAATGGAGCTTGTGAGTACGCAGCGGCGAGTACTACCACCCACCAGGTAGCTGCTCGACCGGTCGGGGACACATGGTGAATACCGAGCTCCAGACATGAGAACGCAGGTCTGCTCATGACCCAGTCTTCCTCGCGGGTGCCGGATGCCGCGGCACCCACAGGCGCCTTCCCCCTGTCCGCGGCTCAGCGCGGCATCTGGTTCGCCCAGCACATCGCGGGTGACACGCCCATCTCCATCGCCCAGTACGTCGAGCTGACCGGCGCGATCGACCACGATGCGCTGGTCGACGCGGTCCGCCGGACCGGCCGCGAGTTCGGCACCGGCTACCTGCGGCTGATCGAGGTCGACGGCGGTCCGCAGCAGCTGGTCGACCTGACCCTCGACGACGACATGGACGAGCTGGACTTCCGGTCCGAGCCCGATCCGGTGGCCGCCGCGCACGCCTGGATGCGCGCGGAGTACTCCGCCCCGCTGGACATGATGCGCGACCGATTGGTCCGGTTGGCCATGCTCCGGGTGGGGGAAGACCGCTGGTTCTGGTATTCGCGGATGCATCACATCGTGCTGGACGGGATGGGCGCGCTGGCGCTGGTGCAGCGTGCGGGCGAGCTGTACAACGCGGCGGTCGAGGGCCGGGAGGCGCCGCGAGCCAAGGCGGAGCCGCTGGAGAAGATCGTCGAGGCCGACCTGGCCTACCGCAGCTCCGACCGCTTCGCCGCCGATCGGGAGTACTGGCGCGAGCACCTGGCCGCGATGGCCGATCCGGTGAACCTGGCGGGCCGCGACGCCGAGGTCGACGGACATCCGGCCCGGGTCTCCGGTGCCCTGCCCGCCGAGACCGCCGAACTGCTGGACACGGTGGCGGCCGCGGTGAACTCCGGCGTGGCGCCCACGGTGGTGGCGGCGTTCGGCGCCTATCTGGCCGCGATGACCGGTGCGCCCGAGGTGGTGCTGAGCCTGCCGGTGTCGGCGCGCACCTCGGCGACGCTGCGCCGGTCGGGCGGCATGCTCGCCAATGTCGTCCCGCTGCGGGTGCGGATGG
It encodes the following:
- a CDS encoding outer membrane protein assembly factor BamB family protein, which gives rise to MSDVQSSERAPSHRPWPILVGLAGAALLAGGVALALYSQFVAAPIPVPFDSSAEDRDFPARLAYGALVFAAAFTMIGVVFLVRGRRNGAHSTTDGALILAGVLIVGIGFAVTSHIPSTYQHLTTEFVATPRVPAAVAALGLVLLGSALMLVAGVLWRLTTRISGCVGRPTGGHGVEIADAGSEPARPRRRVEVGADQPTALPRWPAMAVALLVGTVPVLGAAGIAVALGDDTGAVDHVTAERSSVSTVPTALGPEKFRLQLPRVADQDVRVLPAGTGFLVSTSAGITLHDGATGAERWHYRRIGYAVDNVPAKTLSLRGEDVVLTYWSKRGWMAFDAFTGELLWTESDFTRDRNFTVHGNLLATASSLAEVTRYNARTGGIMWITPREAAGCASSNTQVVAISTAIYRTAVCGEADAQTVVVTAYDPQSGELRDQREFPTPRLRSAIPVDVHVLDSGFVWIKAWHDRDVTELFLPPNRPLTSAVADSSRTNSAVPAADDDALVSSDGPDGRAIPGRWEILPAADGAVPTQLDMTTPDGSGRSVQAAAMLPGEIVGVTHSDGYGLRTWDRTGRAAQFRPITVAPEARYLRFTTVPGALLLIAMDHDGEDIEIIGFG
- a CDS encoding VOC family protein; translated protein: MSVVVKPGDPTWVDLYTADLDRAIAFYGELFGWTAERGGEEFGGYTTLCKDGKAVAGAMNRVPDDGDPFPDRWTVYLASEDAAATTAKASAAGANVFVAPMAVGDLGTMAVLADVGGVGVGVWQAGEFPGFEAIGYVADGTWRDHDGVPSWFELMTRAYEPSLTFYREVFGWTDTFAVADTPEFRYTTIHATSPMLGGVMDATGHLPEGIPGAWTAYFGADDVDKTAAQAVALGGAVVFDPMDTPYGRLAGLTDPTGAHFSIGGNAR
- a CDS encoding outer membrane protein assembly factor BamB family protein, giving the protein MSDNQSTERARPQKPWPIVAGVIGAVLLAGGVALALYSQFVAAPIPVPLDSYPETGDFPFRLVRGTLVLAGAVALVGVVVLRWGRRGDERAASVTAGAVLALLAVLFGGIVFAVTAHIPSTYQRLTSVFVVTTRVPSAIAALGLVTLGAVLVFGFVAKPAGSAPRRGAIVLAVLVGVVSVLGGTGVAVLLGDDSGAVDHVTAVRGPISDVPTTLGREKFRIQLPVEPDQGTRVLRTDTGFLVSTRVGITAYDGATGAERWHYRRLGVSSDTVGNLAAKTISLRGDGVVLTFWEKRGWLAFDADTGESLWADADFGNYRGFVVSGHLLASVTEDGRVTRYDPRSGHALWTTPAGPAECTTSKHSVVATMTAIYRAANCGTAVNVTELDPRSGDIRDQRGFLAPGLHLKTPVEIAVFDSGFAWVRCRFSVAETVVYLPPDQPLSSAVADSSRTNAEVRAADDAALVSSDDQGSAPAIWPGWADRWEVLTMAEGIDATDYDMRAADGYSQHADAAALLADQVVILTGDYGYTVRVQDQGHTLRTWDRMTSHTGPSTPVTFGPGATTVRLTATAGSLLVITTDGDDRDIEIIGFG
- a CDS encoding AMP-binding protein, which codes for MSTLVTAADNVIQLPRRQSGAPVADGHLADADLDRWANRLARLLLTRGAAIGDRIALAIDADVEAIVAAAAVRKIGATPVSVSEGASTAQDARYGITTSDRRPELTDAIDWLVLDDRWTLQRYLVSSDAPLSIADLRAAS